The sequence GTGCCTTTGTTTATGAACTATGCAATATTCCCGCGCCGGGAAATGATGCTGCATCCCTTGATGCCGCAGGTAAACTTGTGGATAAATACCGTGGTGTTTTGGATTTTGATGCCGGTCAGGCACTGGCGTTGACCTGTACAGCCATGGATCGGGTAACTAGACATGCCAAAATTTTAGGTGTTGATCCTATATTCGCCACACCCGTAACAAAAGCTTCGGGGATAAAAAATAAAGAAAAACTGGATATAGGTATCAACAGCGCGGAAGAGGCGTTAGACGAAGGCTTGAGCATCCATGAAATTTTTACCCGGTTAATCGATACCATGGCGCAGTGCTTTTATTTTAATCAGATCATCATCAGTATCAGAAAAAAAGAGACCAACACCATGGAGCCCCGATTTATTCGGGGGGAAAAACGACCGGATGGGTTCAGTAGAGCCATGGGATTCAAAATTGAACCGGCATCGGGCATTTTTAACAACGCCATTGAACGGAAAATCGATATCATTGTCAAAGATGCTAAAAAAGAGTTTTCCCGCCGGCAGATTCCGTCCTGGTATATGGAAAAGATAGCTTGTACATTTCCGGTAATGGGCTTCGGTATTTTTCCCGTATTTGTGGATGGTAAAATTGTAGCTATGATTTACGTGGATTGGGATAACAAAGCACCGGCTCCGGACCGGGATACATTGGCGTATATCCAGAGATTTAGAAAATTGATGATTAAAGCCTTTACCCTTCATTCTAAGTAAGATTTTAAGGCTATATTGGGCCTTTTATTTGAGTTTGATTTGTACTATACCATGGTCCATGAAAACGGATTATGAAAAACCGGTTTTTTATTCCGTGGGGCGGTCCGTGTCCGATCCCGTTCGTCGGGCAGAAATAAAAATCAAGCGTTCCGTGTTTGTCTGTCGGCTCAGCTATGCTGATACCATTGAAAGGGCAAAGGAATTTATCTCCAACGTCTCTAAAGAACACAAAACCGCTACCCATAATTGTTGGGCTTATGTGGTGGGCGATTGCGGACAGATCAGTCATTGCTCAGATGCGGGTGAACCGCCGGGTACGGCCGGAAAACCCATGCTCAACACGCTTTTATCTCATCATATGACTTGTACTGCGGCGGTTGTTACCCGGTATTACGGCGGGGTAAAGCTCGGGGTGCGAGGTCTGATTGAGGCCTATGCCTTGGCTGTGGGCGAAGCCATTGGCCTGGCCCCTCTTGTCCGGCTGGTAAAGACGGCATCTTTCCAAGTTTGTCTGGATTACAGCCTGAATGATTCATTTTTAAACCGCATCAGTGCCTTGAAGACCACAATTGCCGGAACGGATTATCAAGAGAAGGTCACCCATGAACTGGTCGTGGAATTGTCCGACCTTTCAGCCCTGGAATCAATCCTTATTCAATATCAGCGCCAGGGGCTTTTGGATTATTTTATAACCACGGAAGACACGGAAAAGCACTGAAAATGAGAGCGCAAAGCGCTCAATCTGTACTTTTCCGTGCCCTTCCGTGCATTCCGTGGTTAAATTAAAAAGTATTGACACCAAGAAAAAATTTAGTATTCTTTAATCTAAATTAAAAATACTGAACTTGGTGGGCGAATGAAAATCAAACTAGGCCCGTTGCTGCGGGCCATTCGAAATTCACGGCATCTGACCATAAAAGATGTGGCAACAAAAGCCGGGGTTAGTTCAAGTCTGTTGTCCCAGATTGAACGCAATCGCATATCCCCGTCCCTGGACACCCTCCTGGAATTGCTGGAAGTTTATGGGGTCTCTCCGGAGAAGTTTTTTAAAGATTATGAAACCATGAACCGGGTGGAAATTATAAAAAAGGACCAGCGCCGGGTTTACCAGCGCAAGGGGTTTAAATACGAAACCTTGTGCGGACTCAGTCAATCCAAAGGCAACCACTCATTTTCCGCCTTTTTTCTTGAGCTTGAACCGGGACAGCAGCGGGGGGATAAGCATGACGGCCATCTTGGCCGGGAACTGGGGATTGTGGTTAACGGTGTTGGTCAGTTAATTTACGGCGGGGATGTCTACGACATTAGTGACGGAGATGCCCTGTCTTTTTCGTCTCAGATACCCCATGTGATTAAAAATACGGGTGAAGATCTGTTTCAGGCCTACTGGATTGTCACGCCGGCGGACGGTGAAGATTATTTTGGTGAAGGAAATAATATATAATGGAGAGTGCCATGGGAAAAACAATTGCTGAAAAAATTTTTGATACCCATCTGGTGGACAAACCCTTCGGGGATGTCAGCGTGTTACGCCTGGATCGGGTTTTCTGTCATGAAATTACCACCCCGATTGCGATCCAGGACCTGGTCGCAAGGGGAAAAGACCGGGTGTTTGATCCGGATAAAATCAAGGCGGTGATTGATCATGTTTCACCGGCCAAAGATTCCAAAACCGCCATGCAGGGAAAAATTCTGCGGGACTGGGCCTTGCGTCACAACATAAAAGATTTCTTTGATATCGGCCAGAACGGGGTCTGCCATGCCCTGTTTCCTGAAAAAGGGTTTGTCCGTCCCGGGTTCACCATCATTATGGGCGATTCCCATACTTGTACCCACGGGGCTTTTGGTGCCTTTGGCGCGGGTGTAGGCACCACCGACCTGGAGGTGGGCATTTTAAAGGGGGTATGTACCTTTAAACAGCCCGAAACCTTTAAAATTGAAATTACCGGAACCCTTCGGCCGGGCGTATATGCCAAGGATATTATTCTTGAAGTGATTCGTCAGATTACAGTGAACGGGGCGACCAACATGGTCATTGAGTTCACAGGACCCGTGGTGGATGCCATGGGCATGGACGAGCGCATGACCCTTGCCAATATGGCCGTGGAGGCTGGAGCAACCTCAGGGATCTGTCTGCCGGACATGACAACCGTGGAATATCTGTGGCCTTTTATTAAGGATGAGTTCAAGACCCCCGAGGACGCCCTGGCCCAATATTCCCAGTTCTGTTCCGACCCGGATGCCGTCTATGCAAAGACAAAAACCATTGATGTCAGCAACCTTGAACCCATGGTGACCTTTGGATTTAAACCGGACAATGTTAAACCGGTGTCGCAGATGACCGATACGCGCGTGGATCAGGTGTACATCGGTTCCTGTACCAACGGGCGTCTGGAAGATCTTCGTGAGGCAGCCGTCGAGCTGGCAGGTAAAAAAATCAGTCCCGGGGTAAGGGCCATTGTGTCTCCTGCCACGCCTGATATTTTCAGTGCGGCAATGGATGAAGGATTGATTAAAATTTTTATGGATGCTGGATTTTGCGTGACCAACCCCACCTGCGGGGCCTGTCTCGGGATGAGCAACGGGGTTCTGGCTGAAGGGGAGGTGGCTGCGTCCACCACCAACAGGAATTTTAACGGACGAATGGGCAAAGGCGGAATGGTTCATCTCATGAGCCCGGCCACCGCTGCGGCCACCGCGATCCATGGCGTGATTACTCATTCTGACCGGTTTAAACGTTAGGGGGGAACTATGAAAGAATTTGAAGGAAATATGCTCTGCCTGGACCGGGCAGATATCAATACCGACGAAATTATTCCGGCCAGATATCTGACGGAAATTTCAAAATCCGCCTTGAAACCACACCTGCTTGAAGATTTAATCCTGGACGGCTTTAATCCTCAGACCGATTTGAAAGATATCCGTGTGATTTTATCCCGGGGCAATTTCGGATGTGGTTCTTCCAGGGAGCATGCGCCCTGGGCATTGGAAGTCAACGACATCAACGTGGTGATTGCCCCGAGCTTTGCCCGGATTTTCAGGCAGAATATGTTCAATTGCGGCATGATGGCCATTGAACTGCCCGAAGAGAAGGTCCAGGCCCTGTTTGAGTTGGGTGCCGGCAAAACGGCCCGGATTTGCATAGATGTGGAAAGCGAAACCCTTACCGCAACGGATGGCAGTGGTAAAGACTTGACACTTGAATTCCATATTTCCAAATTTGATAAAGCCCTGGTGGAAACCGGCGGGTGGGTAGAGTTTGCGGATAAAAATTATTAATTAGTGCTTGAACGAAAATCTTGTGTTTGGACGGCTTGTAAGAGAGCATATGCCTACAACGTTGGCCGGATGCAAGACGCATAGAAACCTAAAGACCTCACAACCTTGTAGTTGTGAGGTTTTTACGTTTTTGGTTTCACTGTTATTAAGTTGGGGATTGGTTCTAACGTCGGCCGCTGTAGGGGCAGGCCACCGTGCCTGCCCTAACGAGGGCAACCACAGAGGGATTGCCCCTACGAAAAATGGCCGACAATAGAATCAAGCCCTTAAGTCGCCGCCAATACATATCCAATTACCTTATTCGTCTTGAATTGGACTGTGGTGGCGGCGATTTTTTTGTCATTTACAAAAATTTAATCCCAAAAACTTCCTTAATTCCCGATAAAAAGAATGTCGGCAGGGATGATATGGCGATGACCATCAACAGGTGCTTGGCAGTCAGTGTCTCAGTTCCCAGTACCACCTGTCCAAGGGGCGTGTAAATGGCCCCGAGGCTTAGTATTGCTGACAGCCCCACAGCCAGGAGCAAATAAGGGTTGGTGAACGGATTCTTGGTGAACAAACTTGTAAACGTCCGTGAATCGAATGCGTGCCACAATTGACCGAATACCATGGTTGAAAAGGCCAGGGTCTGGGCGTAAGCCAGGCTGCTATTCTGCGTTAAGGCATAGTTGAATATAAAATAGCTGAGCCAGCCCAGGCAGAGGCCACGGATGATGATTCTCGCTGAAAACTCCCGGTTGAAAAATTTTTCATTTTTATCCCGGGGCATCCTTTCCATCAAGTCGCCTTCAGCCGGTTCAACGCCCAGGGCTAGTGCCGGCAGTCCGTCGCTCACAAGGTTTATCCAGAGCACCATGAGAGCGGTCAGCGGCAGCAGGGGATCATCTCCCATCATCAGAAAAGCGAATAGGATCACCGACACCTCAGCCACATTGGCAGTTAATTCCTGGCGGATAAACTTTCTGATATTGTCAAAGATCCTGCGCCCCTCACGCACTGCTGTGACAATGGTGGAAAAATTATCATCCAGGAGTACAAGGGCTGCTGCCTCCTTGGCCACTGAGGTTCCGGTAATGCCCATGGCAACCCCGATATCGGCCTTTCTCAACGCCGGAGCGTCATTTACGCCGTCACCGGTCATGGCCACCACTTGGTCATTGGCCTGAAGTGCATCAACGATTTTTAGTTTGTGCTCGGGGGAAACCCTGGCAAACACAGCCACTTGAGGTGCTTTTCGGGTCAGATCCTCAGATGCCATCTGATTGAGCTGGGCGCCGGTGACCACCATATCTTTTTCCCGGGATATGATACCGGTTTGTTCGGCAATGGCCTTTGCGGTAACGGCATGGTCCCCGGTGATCATTACGGTCCTGATACCGGCTTTGCTGCACTGGCTGATTGAATCAAGAACTTCGGGTCTCGGCGGATCAATAATACCGTGAATTCCAATGAGCAAAAAGTCTTTTTCAAGGTCTTCCGGTTCCAGTGACAATTGGCCCTCGGCCAGTTGTCTGACAGCAATCGCCAGGGTTCTGAATGCGCTTTTGCCAAAGTTCTCGATGGCATTTTCCACGATTGCGGCAGTTTCCGCTGTTTTTTCCTTGTCCGTGCCGGCTATACGGATGCTCACGGTTTTGTCCAGAACAACATCGGGCGCCCCTTTTGCCATAAGAAGATATCCACCTGACGGGTCTTTTACAATGATGCTCATCATCTTTCGTGTGGAATCAAAGGGAAACCGTTGGATAATATCGTACCCGCCGGGCTCTATGTTTTCTTTACTTATGGCGGCCTTTGCAGCAGCTACCAGGAGAGCCCCCTCGGTCGGGTTGCCCTGGACCGTCCATCGTCCCTCTTTTTCCAAAAGCTGTGCATCGTTACAAAGGGCGGAGACCGTGAGCACCTGTGTCAGATCCGGATCATTTTGGGGGTCACTTTCGACACCATTATGATCCAGGTATTTGCCGTCAGGGTCAAATCCCCGGCCGGTCAGGGACCATTGCTTGCCGCCGGCCCAGATACCCATGACCTGCATCTGGTTCTGGGTCAGGGTCCCGGTCTTATCCGAGCAGATCACACTGGTGGCACCAAGTGTCTCTACAGCGTCAAGTTTCCTTGCCAGGGCATTGCCCCTGGCCATGCGCTGAGATCCCATGGTCAGGACAATGGTCACCACCGTAGGCAGACCTTCGGGGATACTGGCAACAGATAAGGAAATCCCGGTGTTCAGCATTTCCAGAAGATCCATGCCGTGATGAATACCGATCCCGATAACAATGGCCACCACGGTGAATGCAGCTCCGATCATCACGTGGGACAAACTTTCGATACGCTGTTGAAGGGGGGTTTTGGGTTCTTCTGCCGTGGCAAGGAGTTCGGCAATATGACCGACTTCGGTTTTCATGCCCGTCTCGACGACAATCCCCGTACCGTTGCCCATGGTCACCACCGTGCTCATGAACCCCATGTTGAACCGGTCTCCAAGATCCACCTCGGCACCGTTCAGGGTATCTGTATGCTTATCCACGGGTTCGGATTCACCGGTCAGGGCGGATTCGTCTGTTTGAAGCCTGTGGGCTTCTGCCAGCCTGACATCCGCAGCCAGGATATCACCGGTCTCTATTTT comes from uncultured Desulfobacter sp. and encodes:
- a CDS encoding YigZ family protein; amino-acid sequence: MKTDYEKPVFYSVGRSVSDPVRRAEIKIKRSVFVCRLSYADTIERAKEFISNVSKEHKTATHNCWAYVVGDCGQISHCSDAGEPPGTAGKPMLNTLLSHHMTCTAAVVTRYYGGVKLGVRGLIEAYALAVGEAIGLAPLVRLVKTASFQVCLDYSLNDSFLNRISALKTTIAGTDYQEKVTHELVVELSDLSALESILIQYQRQGLLDYFITTEDTEKH
- a CDS encoding helix-turn-helix domain-containing protein; the encoded protein is MKIKLGPLLRAIRNSRHLTIKDVATKAGVSSSLLSQIERNRISPSLDTLLELLEVYGVSPEKFFKDYETMNRVEIIKKDQRRVYQRKGFKYETLCGLSQSKGNHSFSAFFLELEPGQQRGDKHDGHLGRELGIVVNGVGQLIYGGDVYDISDGDALSFSSQIPHVIKNTGEDLFQAYWIVTPADGEDYFGEGNNI
- a CDS encoding 3-isopropylmalate dehydratase large subunit: MGKTIAEKIFDTHLVDKPFGDVSVLRLDRVFCHEITTPIAIQDLVARGKDRVFDPDKIKAVIDHVSPAKDSKTAMQGKILRDWALRHNIKDFFDIGQNGVCHALFPEKGFVRPGFTIIMGDSHTCTHGAFGAFGAGVGTTDLEVGILKGVCTFKQPETFKIEITGTLRPGVYAKDIILEVIRQITVNGATNMVIEFTGPVVDAMGMDERMTLANMAVEAGATSGICLPDMTTVEYLWPFIKDEFKTPEDALAQYSQFCSDPDAVYAKTKTIDVSNLEPMVTFGFKPDNVKPVSQMTDTRVDQVYIGSCTNGRLEDLREAAVELAGKKISPGVRAIVSPATPDIFSAAMDEGLIKIFMDAGFCVTNPTCGACLGMSNGVLAEGEVAASTTNRNFNGRMGKGGMVHLMSPATAAATAIHGVITHSDRFKR
- the leuD gene encoding 3-isopropylmalate dehydratase small subunit → MKEFEGNMLCLDRADINTDEIIPARYLTEISKSALKPHLLEDLILDGFNPQTDLKDIRVILSRGNFGCGSSREHAPWALEVNDINVVIAPSFARIFRQNMFNCGMMAIELPEEKVQALFELGAGKTARICIDVESETLTATDGSGKDLTLEFHISKFDKALVETGGWVEFADKNY
- a CDS encoding cation-translocating P-type ATPase, coding for MLKNFFNQSIGQVCRHFHTDLEKGLSSNNASKLLDTFGPNEIKSAERKSLIVMFLQQFKNPLLIILIIGAAISFFTGHTVDGIAIVVIVFINAGISFYQEFKAEKSMEALRAMSAPQAVVKRDGNWTKIPASDIVPGDILKIETGDILAADVRLAEAHRLQTDESALTGESEPVDKHTDTLNGAEVDLGDRFNMGFMSTVVTMGNGTGIVVETGMKTEVGHIAELLATAEEPKTPLQQRIESLSHVMIGAAFTVVAIVIGIGIHHGMDLLEMLNTGISLSVASIPEGLPTVVTIVLTMGSQRMARGNALARKLDAVETLGATSVICSDKTGTLTQNQMQVMGIWAGGKQWSLTGRGFDPDGKYLDHNGVESDPQNDPDLTQVLTVSALCNDAQLLEKEGRWTVQGNPTEGALLVAAAKAAISKENIEPGGYDIIQRFPFDSTRKMMSIIVKDPSGGYLLMAKGAPDVVLDKTVSIRIAGTDKEKTAETAAIVENAIENFGKSAFRTLAIAVRQLAEGQLSLEPEDLEKDFLLIGIHGIIDPPRPEVLDSISQCSKAGIRTVMITGDHAVTAKAIAEQTGIISREKDMVVTGAQLNQMASEDLTRKAPQVAVFARVSPEHKLKIVDALQANDQVVAMTGDGVNDAPALRKADIGVAMGITGTSVAKEAAALVLLDDNFSTIVTAVREGRRIFDNIRKFIRQELTANVAEVSVILFAFLMMGDDPLLPLTALMVLWINLVSDGLPALALGVEPAEGDLMERMPRDKNEKFFNREFSARIIIRGLCLGWLSYFIFNYALTQNSSLAYAQTLAFSTMVFGQLWHAFDSRTFTSLFTKNPFTNPYLLLAVGLSAILSLGAIYTPLGQVVLGTETLTAKHLLMVIAISSLPTFFLSGIKEVFGIKFL